One window from the genome of Eucalyptus grandis isolate ANBG69807.140 chromosome 7, ASM1654582v1, whole genome shotgun sequence encodes:
- the LOC104454675 gene encoding chaperone protein dnaJ GFA2, mitochondrial isoform X2 has product MVRSNGARLLHLFARRSLSSSLFSDSTPSIINSVLRGDPRRFGTGSWAAPRISPANGNLRSSFLLRASNSNWGSTRSIHGTAIRYAPDYYEILGVNKDAGPSEIKKAYYGLAKKLHPDTNKSDPEAEKKFQEVSKAYEVLKDEEKRQIYDQVGHEAFEQQGNPDFDSGFRGFNNPFDDIFNGDIFNIFRQRFGGQDVKVSVELSFMEAVQGCTKTITFQAPLTCQTCGGTGVPPGTKPENCRRCGGAGETYMQRGMFSIRQTCSQCGGSGKTVSSFCKTCKGQRIVMGSKSVKLDIMPGVDDNDTMKVNRSGGADPDGNQPGDLYVTIKVREDPVFRREGADIHVDAVLGVTQAILGGTIQVPTLTGDVVLKVRPGTQPGQKVVLKKKGIKTRGSFSFGDQFVHFNVSIPTNLSQRQRELIEEFAKEEQGEYDKRTAAG; this is encoded by the exons aTGGTTCGCTCCAATGGCGCCAGGCTCCTCCATTTGTTCGCTCGCCGCTCCCTCTCCTCCAGCCTCTTCAGCGACTCCACCCCCTCG ATAATCAATTCGGTGCTCCGAGGCGATCCCAGGAGATTCGGTACTGGATCTTGGGCGGCTCCTAGGATTTCCCCTGCAAATG GCAATTTGAGGAGTTCTTTTCTCTTGCGTGCCTCCAATTCCAATTGGGGTTCTACGAGATCAATTCATGGCACCG CAATTAGGTATGCCCCGGATTATTATGAAATACTTGGCGTAAATAAGGATGCGGGTCCTTCTGAAATCAAGAAAGCATACTATGGG CTAGCAAAAAAACTCCATCCAGATACTAATAAAAGTGACCCCGAGGCTGAAAAGAAATTTCAGGAAGTTTCAAAAGCTTACGAG GTTttaaaagatgaagagaagcgACAGATCTATGACCAG GTTGGCCATGAAGCTTTTGAACAGCAAGGGAACCCTGACTTTGATTCTGGATTTCGCGGATTTAATAATCCATTCGATGATATTTTCAATGGAGAT ATATTCAATATATTTAGGCAAAGATTTGGTGGCCAGGATGTGAAG GTTTCTGTTGAGCTGTCTTTCATGGAAGCGGTCCAGGGATGCACTAAAACAATTACATTTCAAGCCCCTTTAACTTGTCAAACCTGTG GTGGAACTGGTGTACCGCCTGGGACAAAACCAGAAAATTGTAGACGCTGTGGAGGTGCTGGGGAG ACATACATGCAAAGAGGCATGTTTAGTATCCGTCAAACTTGTAGTCAATGCGGAGGATCTGGAAAAACTGTCTCG AGCTTTTGCAAGACATGCAAGGGTCAAAGGATTGTAATGGGATCAAAATCAGTCAAATTGGATATCATGCCAG GGGTAGATGACAATGATACCATGAAAGTGAATAGAAGTGGTGGTGCGGATCCCGATGGAAACCAACCTGGAGATCTTTACGTGACCATTAAG GTCCGTGAAGATCCTGTTTTCCGACGAGAAGGTGCTGACATCCATGTCGATGCTGTTTTGGGAGTCACACAG GCAATTTTGGGAGGAACCATCCAAGTTCCTACTCTGACAGGAGATGTGGTCCTCAAG GTCCGTCCTGGTACTCAACCTGGTCAGAAGgttgttttgaagaaaaaag GGATTAAAACTCGAGGCTCTTTTTCTTTCGGTGACCAGTTTGTGCATTTCAATGTCAGCATTCCGAC GAATTTAAGCCAGAGACAAAGGGAGTTAATTGAAGAGTTCGCAAAGGAAGAACAAGGTGAATATGACAAACGTACAGCAGCTG GATGA
- the LOC104454675 gene encoding chaperone protein dnaJ GFA2, mitochondrial isoform X1 — MVRSNGARLLHLFARRSLSSSLFSDSTPSIINSVLRGDPRRFGTGSWAAPRISPANGNLRSSFLLRASNSNWGSTRSIHGTAIRYAPDYYEILGVNKDAGPSEIKKAYYGLAKKLHPDTNKSDPEAEKKFQEVSKAYEVLKDEEKRQIYDQVGHEAFEQQGNPDFDSGFRGFNNPFDDIFNGDIFNIFRQRFGGQDVKVSVELSFMEAVQGCTKTITFQAPLTCQTCGGTGVPPGTKPENCRRCGGAGETYMQRGMFSIRQTCSQCGGSGKTVSSFCKTCKGQRIVMGSKSVKLDIMPGVDDNDTMKVNRSGGADPDGNQPGDLYVTIKVREDPVFRREGADIHVDAVLGVTQAILGGTIQVPTLTGDVVLKVRPGTQPGQKVVLKKKGIKTRGSFSFGDQFVHFNVSIPTNLSQRQRELIEEFAKEEQGEYDKRTAAGASG; from the exons aTGGTTCGCTCCAATGGCGCCAGGCTCCTCCATTTGTTCGCTCGCCGCTCCCTCTCCTCCAGCCTCTTCAGCGACTCCACCCCCTCG ATAATCAATTCGGTGCTCCGAGGCGATCCCAGGAGATTCGGTACTGGATCTTGGGCGGCTCCTAGGATTTCCCCTGCAAATG GCAATTTGAGGAGTTCTTTTCTCTTGCGTGCCTCCAATTCCAATTGGGGTTCTACGAGATCAATTCATGGCACCG CAATTAGGTATGCCCCGGATTATTATGAAATACTTGGCGTAAATAAGGATGCGGGTCCTTCTGAAATCAAGAAAGCATACTATGGG CTAGCAAAAAAACTCCATCCAGATACTAATAAAAGTGACCCCGAGGCTGAAAAGAAATTTCAGGAAGTTTCAAAAGCTTACGAG GTTttaaaagatgaagagaagcgACAGATCTATGACCAG GTTGGCCATGAAGCTTTTGAACAGCAAGGGAACCCTGACTTTGATTCTGGATTTCGCGGATTTAATAATCCATTCGATGATATTTTCAATGGAGAT ATATTCAATATATTTAGGCAAAGATTTGGTGGCCAGGATGTGAAG GTTTCTGTTGAGCTGTCTTTCATGGAAGCGGTCCAGGGATGCACTAAAACAATTACATTTCAAGCCCCTTTAACTTGTCAAACCTGTG GTGGAACTGGTGTACCGCCTGGGACAAAACCAGAAAATTGTAGACGCTGTGGAGGTGCTGGGGAG ACATACATGCAAAGAGGCATGTTTAGTATCCGTCAAACTTGTAGTCAATGCGGAGGATCTGGAAAAACTGTCTCG AGCTTTTGCAAGACATGCAAGGGTCAAAGGATTGTAATGGGATCAAAATCAGTCAAATTGGATATCATGCCAG GGGTAGATGACAATGATACCATGAAAGTGAATAGAAGTGGTGGTGCGGATCCCGATGGAAACCAACCTGGAGATCTTTACGTGACCATTAAG GTCCGTGAAGATCCTGTTTTCCGACGAGAAGGTGCTGACATCCATGTCGATGCTGTTTTGGGAGTCACACAG GCAATTTTGGGAGGAACCATCCAAGTTCCTACTCTGACAGGAGATGTGGTCCTCAAG GTCCGTCCTGGTACTCAACCTGGTCAGAAGgttgttttgaagaaaaaag GGATTAAAACTCGAGGCTCTTTTTCTTTCGGTGACCAGTTTGTGCATTTCAATGTCAGCATTCCGAC GAATTTAAGCCAGAGACAAAGGGAGTTAATTGAAGAGTTCGCAAAGGAAGAACAAGGTGAATATGACAAACGTACAGCAGCTGGTGCGTCTGGCTAG
- the LOC104454677 gene encoding 60S ribosomal protein L6 encodes MAPKQSRNPELIRGVGKFSRSKMYHKRGLWAIKAKNGGVFPRHDPVAKPSPAAAKPSKFYPADDVKKPLLNKRNPRPTKLRASIAPGTVLIILAGRFKGKRVVFLKQLSSGLLLITGPFKVNGVPLRRVNQSYVIATSTKVDVSGVNFEKFDDKYFAKKVEKKKSKGEGEFFEAEKEEKNVLPQEKKDDQKSVDAALIKSIEAVPDLKTYLAARFSLKAGMKPHELVF; translated from the exons ATGGCGCCGAAGCAGAGCAGGAATCCGGAGCTGATCCGAGGGGTCGGCAAGTTCTCGAGGTCGAAGATGTACCACAAGAGGGGCCTGTGGGCCATCAAGGCCAAGAACGGCGGCGTCTTCCCCCGCCACGATCCCGTCGCCAAGCCATCCCCCGCCGCCGCCAAACCCTCCAAGTTCTACCCTGCTGACGACGTCAAGAAGCCTCTCCTCAACAAGCGCAACCCTAGGCCTACCAAGCTCAG GGCAAGCATCGCCCCCGGAACTGTACTAATTATACTCGCCGGGAGATTCAAGGGAAAGAGAGTTGTGTTTCTGAAGCAGCTCTCCTCCGGATTGCTCTTGATTACTG GGCCATTCAAGGTCAATGGTGTGCCCCTAAGACGGGTGAATCAGTCTTATGTCATCGCGACCTCCACAAAGGTCGATGTGTCTGGAGTTAATTTTGAGAAGTTTGATGACAAATACTTTGCTAAGAAGgttgagaagaagaaaagcaaagggGAAGGCGAGTTCTTCGAGGCAGAGAAAGAG GAGAAGAATGTCCTTccacaagagaagaaagatgatCAGAAATCTGTGGATGCGGcattgataaaatcaattgaaGCCGTGCCGGATTTGAAGACATACTTAGCTGCCAGGTTCTCCTTGAAGGCAGGCATGAAGCCGCACGAGCTGGTCTTCTAG
- the LOC104454678 gene encoding thioredoxin-like protein Clot: MPLKLVDATVSSFDAVFDKFRSEAPNHNANLILFLADKDPSTSLSWCPDCVRAEPVIYKKLEASSDNIALLQAYVGDRPTWRNPQHPWRVDPRFKLTGVPTLMLWEDDAVKGRLEDHEAHIERKIDGLVAGK; this comes from the exons atgcCGTTGAAGTTGGTGGATGCGACGGTGTCGAGCTTCGACGCGGTGTTCGATAAGTTCAGATCGGAAGCCCCCAACCACAATGCCAACCTCATCCTCTTCTTGGCTGACAAGGACCCTTCCACCTCTCTCAGCTGGTGCCCTG ATTGTGTGAGAGCTGAACCTGTGATCTACAAAAAACTGGAAGCATCATCGGATAACATAGCGCTTCTGCAAGCTTATGTTGGAGACCGACCTACTTGGAGGAATCCCCAGCACCCGTGGAGGGTAGACCCCAGATTCAAGCTTACTGGAGTTCCGACGCTGATGCTGTGGGAGGATGATGCGGTCAAAGGCCGACTTGAAGATCACGAAGCCCACATTGAGCGCAAAATAGATGGCCTCGTTGCCGGGAAATGA
- the LOC104454679 gene encoding O-fucosyltransferase 20, with amino-acid sequence MAKPKKKVSYISVPSQIISSLSSSSLQSLLVSPTKSSSQPFSSSSSSSSSSFSFSFPSLSYKSPRLWFLALFLVGLLGMLVVGFNLDPLTPFSPYPCPTSDGFSRSQLGISSTVPDPSAQTSQVLNSIEERQPSISRNASFHEESEFWKQPDGLGYRPCLEFTQEYRKASPGIVRNRRKYLMVVVSGGMNQQRNQIVDAVVIARVLGASLVVPILQVNVIWGDESEFSDIFDLDHFKRVLADDVHVVSSLPSTHIMTRPVEEKRTPLHVSPAWIRSRYLKRLNRDGVLLLRGLDSRLSKDLPSDLQKLRCKVAFHALKFASPILEIGSKIAERMSSKGPYLALHLRMEKDVWVRTGCLPGLSHEYDEIVSNERKQRPELLTARSNMSYHDRKLAGLCPLNALEVTRLLKALGAPKSSRIYWAGGQPLGGKEALRSLIEEFPHLYNKEDLALPGELESFANRASFMAAIDYIVSERSDVFMPSHGGNMGHAIQGHRAYLGHKKYITPNKRQMLPFFMNSSIPEEDFNRIIKELHRDSLGQPELRTSKSGRDVTKYPVPECMCNSSNKTHSSM; translated from the exons ATGGCCAAACCCAAGAAGAAGGTCTCCTACATCTCAGTCCCTTCCCAGatcatctcctctctctcctcctcctccctccagTCCCTCCTCGTCTCCCCCACCAAGTCTTCTTCCCagcctttctcctcctcctcctcctcctcctcctcttccttttccttctccttcccttcCCTCTCCTACAAAAGCCCCCGACTCTGGTTCTTGGCTCTCTTCCTCGTCGGCCTTCTCGGCATGCTCGTGGTGGGCTTCAACCTCGATCCTCTCACCCCTTTCTCTCCATACCCCTGTCCCACCTCCGATGGCTTCTCCAGATCGCAGCTCGGCATCTCCTCCACTGTCCCCGACCCCAGCGCTCAGACCAGCCAGGTTCTGAATAGCATTGAGGAACGACAGCCCTCCATTTCCAGAAATGCCAGCTTTCACGAGGAGAGTGAGTTCTGGAAGCAGCCGGACGGCCTGGGGTACCGCCCCTGCTTGGAGTTCACTCAGGAGTACAGAAAAGCTAGCCCGGGGATAGTGAGGAACCGGAGGAAGTATCTGATGGTGGTGGTCTCTGGTGGTATGAATCAGCAAAGGAACCAGATTGTGGATGCTGTGGTCATCGCTAGGGTTCTTGGAGCTTCTCTCGTCGTCCCAATCCTGCAGGTCAATGTCATCTGGGGAGATGAAAG TGAATTCTCTGATATATTTGATTTGGATCACTTTAAGAGGGTTCTCGCCGATGACGTCCATGTAGTTTCATCGCTGCCATCCACACACATAATGACACGCCCGGTGGAGGAGAAGCGGACTCCTCTTCATGTCTCCCCTGCTTGGATTCGTTCGCGGTACCTCAAAAGG CTCAACAGAGATGGTGTTTTGCTCCTGCGAGGTTTAGACTCGAGGCTATCTAAGGATCTTCCTTCAGATCTCCAGAAGCTGCGATGCAAG GTGGCCTTTCATGCATTGAAGTTTGCTTCGCCAATTTTGGAAATTGGTAGCAAGATTGCAGAGAGGATGAGCAGCAAAGGGCCTTACCTAGCTTTACATCTAAGAATGGAGAAGGATGTGTGGGTGAGGACTGGTTGTCTTCCTGGTTTGAGCCATGAGTATGATGAAATAGTAAGCAATGAGAGGAAGCAGCGGCCAGAACTTCTCACTGCAAGATCAAACATGAGCTACCATGACCGAAAGTTGGCTGGTCTCTGCCCATTGAATGCATTGGAGGTCACCAG GCTGCTTAAAGCTCTAGGAGCCCCAAAAAGTTCACGGATCTACTGGGCTGGAGGGCAACCACTGGGTGGTAAAGAAGCTCTGAGATCATTGATTGAAGAATTTCCTCATTTATATAACAAGGAAGATCTTGCTTTACCTGGAGAACTAGAGTCATTTGCCAACCGAGCCTCTTTTATGGCTGCCATAGACTACATAGTCTCCGAGAGGAGTGATGTCTTCATGCCATCCCATGGTGGGAATATGGGGCACGCCATCCAG GGACACAGGGCTTATTTGGGGCACAAGAAGTATATAACACCAAACAAAAGGCAGATGCTTCCTTTTTTTATGAACTCCTCTATTCCTGAAGAAGATTTTAACAGAATCATCAAAGAATTGCATCGGGATTCATTAGGGCAGCCCGAACTCAGAACAAGCAAAAGTGGAAGAGATGTTACCAAGTACCCTGTCCCCGAGTGTATGTGCAACAGCTCAAATAAGACTCATTCGTCAATGTGA